A genomic segment from Agrobacterium vitis encodes:
- a CDS encoding WD40 repeat domain-containing protein, with translation MPTVAPLDLEGHVLTAAFLGDIPVFVTAAGAVHRLDGGEQVTEIGSGLLTAIKDDHNQTLLTGGEDGKVLRIAHDGTVTELANAPRKWISVVAAGPQGAVAYGYGKSAFVRLASGAVHTYEEERSVEGLAFAPKGLRIAISRYNGVTLRFAAAEGKPVDLEWKGAHTGVSFSPDNRFVVTTMQENALHGWKLDGAGSDTRHMRMTGYPAKVKSISWSAKGKWLASSGAPAAIVWPFASKDGPMGKAPQELGTRANIMVTQVAFHPAEEVLAIGYIDGMVLAVRLADGKEALLRRPGKGAITSLGWSASGKLLAFGSDAGDCGVIDISG, from the coding sequence ATGCCGACTGTTGCCCCGCTCGATCTGGAAGGCCACGTACTGACCGCGGCCTTCCTTGGAGACATTCCGGTTTTCGTCACGGCGGCCGGCGCCGTTCACCGTCTGGATGGCGGCGAGCAGGTCACCGAAATCGGGTCGGGCCTGCTGACCGCCATCAAGGACGACCATAACCAGACGCTTTTGACCGGCGGCGAGGATGGCAAGGTGCTGCGCATCGCCCATGATGGCACGGTCACGGAACTGGCTAATGCGCCGCGCAAGTGGATTTCCGTTGTCGCAGCCGGACCGCAAGGCGCAGTCGCCTATGGTTATGGCAAATCCGCCTTCGTGCGCTTGGCAAGCGGCGCTGTGCACACCTATGAGGAGGAGCGCTCCGTCGAGGGTCTGGCCTTTGCCCCCAAGGGCTTGCGCATCGCCATTTCCCGCTACAATGGCGTGACGTTGCGCTTTGCGGCAGCCGAGGGCAAGCCGGTCGATCTGGAATGGAAAGGCGCCCATACTGGCGTCAGTTTTTCGCCCGACAACCGTTTCGTCGTCACCACCATGCAGGAAAACGCCTTGCATGGCTGGAAGCTGGATGGTGCCGGCAGCGATACGCGCCATATGCGCATGACCGGCTATCCTGCCAAGGTGAAGTCGATCTCCTGGTCGGCCAAGGGCAAATGGCTCGCCTCTTCCGGCGCGCCCGCTGCCATCGTCTGGCCCTTTGCCTCCAAGGACGGCCCGATGGGCAAGGCCCCGCAGGAGCTGGGCACACGCGCCAATATCATGGTCACCCAGGTCGCCTTCCACCCCGCAGAAGAGGTGCTGGCCATCGGCTATATCGACGGCATGGTGCTGGCGGTGCGCCTGGCCGATGGCAAGGAGGCGCTGCTGCGCCGTCCAGGCAAGGGCGCCATTACCAGCCTAGGCTGGAGCGCCAGCGGCAAGTTGCTGGCCTTCGGGTCTGACGCTGGAGATTGCGGCGTCATAGACATCAGCGGCTGA
- a CDS encoding methyl-accepting chemotaxis protein has translation MKLSISSTVIISGVILAVGVVITLATAMQTLQRLKVNGPIYQQIVDSKDLIADILPPPLYLVEAYSLINEAALQPDMAATNIDHLKRLKSQYQERRGYWKGTTLPDALRSKLQQDVLVKGDAFWAQMDQAVIPALSGADPAVLKAALNELKERFHTHEAAVNQLVDMGNTYGKLRETEAATETASRETVSYALGSALILLSLASIVIVQRRALSPLRHMTTAMTAMALGDLDTPPPYGTRTDEIGEIAHALSIFRDAGLEKRRLEQEADASRASTEEQRRQRETERAAEAQALRRVVEELGDGLHRLAECNMRTTLDTPFDAHFDVLRRDFNDSILTLQTTLKQVLDETGYLQTNSREMRGAADSLAKRTEQQAAALEETAAALEEVASTVKASTTRTRETRMLVKDARDCTKSSNDVVNNAITAMQRIESVSGEIGTIIGVIDEIAFQTNLLALNAGVEAARAGEAGKGFAVVAQEVRELAQRSAGAAKQIKSLVDRSSTEVASGVKLVGTAGDALTQIGGFVTKIDDNIDAIAKAAEEQAIGLQQISSSVNSLDQMTQQNAAMVEETNAISQTLADGAISLVTLVNRFQLPAMPVARAA, from the coding sequence ATGAAACTCAGCATATCCTCCACCGTGATCATTTCCGGCGTCATCCTTGCCGTCGGCGTCGTCATCACACTCGCGACAGCCATGCAGACACTCCAGCGGCTGAAGGTCAACGGACCAATCTATCAGCAGATTGTCGACAGCAAGGACCTGATCGCCGATATCCTGCCGCCGCCGCTCTATCTGGTCGAGGCTTATTCCCTGATCAATGAGGCAGCGCTTCAGCCGGATATGGCCGCTACCAATATCGACCACCTGAAACGGCTGAAAAGCCAGTATCAGGAACGCCGGGGCTATTGGAAAGGCACAACCCTTCCCGATGCTCTGCGCAGCAAGTTGCAGCAGGATGTTCTGGTGAAGGGCGATGCCTTTTGGGCGCAAATGGATCAAGCCGTTATCCCGGCCCTGAGCGGTGCCGATCCGGCCGTTTTGAAAGCCGCGCTCAATGAGTTGAAGGAACGGTTTCACACCCATGAGGCCGCCGTCAATCAGTTGGTCGATATGGGCAATACCTATGGTAAGCTGCGGGAAACCGAAGCCGCCACGGAGACCGCATCGCGCGAAACCGTCAGCTATGCACTCGGAAGCGCACTGATCCTGCTTAGCCTCGCCTCGATTGTCATCGTTCAACGCCGCGCCCTATCGCCACTGCGCCATATGACCACGGCGATGACCGCCATGGCCCTTGGCGATCTCGATACCCCTCCTCCCTACGGCACCCGCACCGATGAAATCGGCGAAATCGCCCATGCCCTGTCAATTTTTCGCGATGCCGGTCTGGAAAAGCGCCGCCTGGAGCAGGAAGCCGATGCCAGCCGCGCCAGCACGGAAGAGCAGCGCAGGCAGCGTGAGACTGAGCGCGCCGCCGAGGCGCAAGCCCTGCGCCGCGTGGTCGAAGAGCTTGGCGATGGTCTGCATCGGTTGGCCGAATGCAACATGCGAACCACGCTCGACACGCCATTCGATGCCCATTTCGACGTTCTTCGCCGTGATTTCAACGACTCCATCCTCACGCTTCAGACCACTCTGAAGCAGGTTCTCGACGAGACCGGTTATCTGCAAACCAATAGCCGCGAGATGCGCGGCGCCGCCGACAGCCTGGCCAAGCGCACCGAACAACAGGCCGCCGCATTGGAAGAAACCGCAGCAGCGCTCGAAGAGGTCGCCTCGACAGTGAAGGCCTCGACCACACGGACCCGCGAAACCCGGATGCTTGTGAAAGATGCGCGTGACTGCACCAAGTCCTCCAATGACGTGGTCAACAATGCCATTACCGCCATGCAGCGAATTGAAAGTGTATCCGGTGAGATCGGCACAATCATCGGCGTAATCGACGAGATTGCCTTCCAGACCAATCTCCTGGCGCTGAACGCCGGTGTGGAAGCCGCGCGCGCCGGGGAAGCCGGCAAGGGTTTTGCCGTGGTTGCCCAGGAAGTGCGTGAACTTGCCCAGCGCTCGGCGGGCGCTGCCAAGCAGATCAAATCGCTGGTGGATCGTTCCAGCACGGAAGTGGCAAGCGGCGTGAAGCTGGTGGGAACCGCTGGCGATGCCCTGACCCAGATCGGCGGCTTTGTCACCAAAATCGACGATAACATCGATGCCATCGCCAAGGCGGCGGAAGAACAGGCTATCGGCCTTCAGCAGATCAGCAGTTCGGTCAACAGTCTCGACCAGATGACCCAGCAGAATGCCGCCATGGTCGAAGAAACCAATGCCATCAGTCAGACGCTGGCCGACGGCGCCATCTCTCTCGTAACCCTCGTCAACCGCTTCCAACTGCCGGCCATGCCCGTGGCCCGGGCGGCGTGA
- a CDS encoding OmpW/AlkL family protein: MSTNRTLGLIALAPLAFASLSLATPMASAADLTPAASAPQAESLLTPYSPWQVRARALAVVPNDGGSVDGIGGSDLSYSNSVTPEVDFSYFFNRNIAAELILGTTSANVNAGGSIGSLGKLGKVWILPPTVTLQYHFTDFGKFQPYIGAGVNYTMFYNQSSSGSASKLDVKNTFGAAVQVGFDYMINDKWGVNFDVKKYYLRPDFEATVGGSKVKGTAKLDPWLIGAGVTYRF, from the coding sequence ATGTCAACGAACCGCACCCTTGGCTTGATAGCGCTTGCGCCCCTTGCTTTCGCATCGCTGTCCTTGGCGACGCCGATGGCCTCTGCGGCGGATCTGACACCGGCGGCAAGCGCTCCGCAGGCCGAATCGCTGCTGACGCCCTACAGCCCCTGGCAGGTCCGCGCCCGTGCGCTGGCGGTGGTGCCGAATGATGGCGGCTCGGTGGATGGCATTGGCGGCTCCGATCTGTCCTACAGCAACAGCGTCACGCCGGAAGTCGACTTCAGTTATTTCTTCAATCGCAATATCGCTGCCGAACTCATTCTCGGCACGACGTCGGCCAACGTCAATGCCGGGGGCTCGATCGGTAGCCTGGGCAAGCTCGGCAAGGTCTGGATCCTGCCGCCAACGGTGACGCTGCAATATCACTTTACCGATTTCGGCAAGTTCCAGCCCTATATTGGCGCGGGCGTCAACTATACGATGTTCTACAATCAGTCGTCGTCCGGCTCTGCATCCAAGCTCGATGTCAAGAATACGTTCGGTGCCGCCGTGCAGGTCGGTTTCGACTACATGATCAACGACAAGTGGGGCGTTAACTTCGACGTCAAGAAATACTATCTGCGCCCGGATTTTGAAGCGACCGTTGGTGGCTCCAAGGTCAAGGGCACTGCCAAGCTCGATCCATGGCTGATCGGCGCTGGTGTTACCTACCGCTTCTGA
- a CDS encoding phospholipase C, whose amino-acid sequence MPLHPRQLNMCAGSILVSASLCLIPTASAAAEVNTATPIKHLVVIFQENVAFDHYFATYPKAANVEGEPAFTAAPQTPADIDTLAHAGLLEDNPNKTNPGNGPDATAPFRLDRTQAATNSQNHGYTAEQAAYDNFAMDLFPANTGRGTKGAAGAFGTKGQVMGYYDGNTVTALWNYAQNFALNDRSFSTNFGPSTPGAINLVSGQTNGMTLPPGYTLEKDGTYAKGEVVPDGNGGWTMISDLDPTGDVCSKGQTALMTGRNIGDLLNDKGLTWGFFEGGFDLTVNNPNGTTGCKRTTTSAITKVDEVDYIPHHQPFQYYPSTVNPQHIRPSSVAAIGTSQDGGANHQYDINDFYAVLSNGTLPAVSFLKAPAFQDGHAGYSDPLDEQEFVTNVVNKLQQSPEWKDTAVVLLYDDSDGWYDHAHNVVNPSSIPVKGYDVLNGAACGTGTPLPGVNGQPVQGRCGYGTRQPLLVISPYAKQNYVDHTLTDQTSVMRFIEDNWMAGQRLGGGSFDAIAGSLNGMFDWSHARSDTLILDPKTGLRG is encoded by the coding sequence ATGCCACTTCACCCTCGGCAGCTAAACATGTGTGCCGGTTCAATTCTCGTGTCTGCCTCTCTCTGTCTCATCCCCACTGCCTCGGCGGCGGCTGAGGTCAATACGGCAACGCCGATCAAGCATCTGGTGGTGATCTTCCAGGAAAACGTCGCCTTCGACCATTATTTCGCGACCTATCCAAAAGCTGCCAATGTCGAGGGTGAGCCTGCCTTTACCGCCGCGCCGCAGACGCCTGCCGATATCGATACGCTGGCCCATGCCGGGTTGCTGGAGGACAATCCGAACAAGACCAATCCGGGCAATGGCCCTGACGCCACCGCCCCGTTCCGTCTCGATCGCACCCAGGCTGCCACCAATTCGCAGAATCATGGCTATACCGCCGAACAGGCCGCCTATGACAATTTCGCCATGGACCTGTTTCCCGCCAATACCGGGCGCGGCACCAAGGGCGCAGCCGGTGCCTTTGGCACCAAAGGCCAGGTCATGGGCTATTATGACGGTAATACCGTTACGGCGCTGTGGAACTACGCTCAGAATTTTGCCCTGAACGACCGGTCTTTCTCCACCAATTTCGGCCCCTCGACCCCAGGCGCCATCAACCTCGTCTCCGGCCAGACCAATGGCATGACCCTGCCACCGGGTTACACGCTGGAAAAGGACGGCACCTACGCCAAGGGCGAAGTCGTGCCTGATGGCAATGGCGGCTGGACGATGATTTCAGACCTCGACCCCACCGGCGACGTCTGCTCGAAAGGCCAGACGGCCCTGATGACCGGACGCAATATCGGCGACCTCCTGAACGACAAAGGTCTGACCTGGGGCTTTTTCGAGGGCGGCTTCGACCTGACGGTCAACAATCCGAATGGCACGACCGGTTGCAAGCGCACGACGACATCGGCAATCACCAAGGTCGATGAAGTCGATTACATTCCCCACCACCAACCCTTCCAATACTATCCTTCAACCGTCAATCCCCAGCATATCCGCCCGAGTTCGGTTGCCGCCATCGGCACCAGCCAGGACGGCGGCGCCAACCACCAGTATGACATCAATGATTTCTACGCCGTGCTGAGCAACGGTACTCTGCCCGCCGTCAGTTTCCTGAAGGCCCCGGCCTTTCAGGATGGCCATGCAGGCTATTCCGATCCGCTCGATGAGCAGGAATTCGTAACCAATGTCGTCAACAAGCTCCAGCAATCGCCGGAGTGGAAGGACACCGCCGTGGTGCTGCTTTATGACGATTCCGACGGCTGGTACGACCACGCCCATAACGTCGTCAATCCCTCCAGCATTCCCGTCAAAGGCTATGATGTGCTGAACGGCGCGGCCTGCGGCACCGGAACGCCCTTGCCCGGCGTCAACGGCCAGCCCGTCCAGGGCCGTTGCGGCTATGGCACCCGGCAGCCATTGCTGGTGATCTCGCCCTATGCCAAGCAAAACTATGTCGACCACACCCTGACCGACCAGACCTCCGTCATGCGGTTTATCGAGGATAACTGGATGGCTGGGCAAAGACTGGGCGGCGGCTCCTTCGATGCCATCGCTGGTTCCCTGAATGGCATGTTCGATTGGTCTCATGCCCGCAGCGATACGCTGATCCTTGATCCGAAGACTGGCCTGAGAGGCTAA
- a CDS encoding cytochrome-c peroxidase → MAVFDEKSRLPLLALALLSLSFAGLGRAAQTLAENPKQAQTGAPDQLSAVAQLGKALFFDQSLSGSGKMSCATCHDPAHHYAPANMQAVQMGGPDLNLPGIRPVPSLAYKIATPAFSVGAENAAEEAQEASPMAEASGTALAAQTTVIAGPVAGQPLVKAVAAADNAVPQGGMFWDGRADSLEDQALGPLLSPFEMANSDAQALYDKIKAGYGAQLTALFGKQVAEDQSMALSEIGFALARYQVEDPSFHSYSSKYDAYLRGQAQLTPAEQRGLALFDDPKKGNCASCHLDKRGGDGQMPAFTDYEFEALGVPRNSDIPVNADRLYFDLGICGPMRHDEFSAQPQNCGLFKTPTLRNVAERGVYFHNGVYRTLEEATRFYVARDTDPASIYPKKSDGSIDKFNDMPEAYRGNIDVIDAPMDSKPGQPPALNETEISDVVAFLKTLTDGWGAQQH, encoded by the coding sequence ATGGCAGTGTTTGACGAAAAATCCCGCCTGCCGCTGCTGGCGCTGGCCCTGTTGAGCCTGAGCTTTGCAGGCTTAGGCAGGGCGGCCCAGACATTGGCGGAAAACCCGAAACAGGCCCAAACCGGCGCACCCGACCAGCTCAGTGCCGTCGCACAATTGGGCAAGGCGCTGTTTTTCGACCAAAGCCTGTCGGGCAGCGGCAAGATGTCCTGTGCCACGTGCCATGACCCGGCCCATCATTACGCACCGGCCAATATGCAGGCGGTACAGATGGGCGGACCCGATCTCAACCTTCCGGGCATCCGCCCCGTGCCGAGCCTTGCCTACAAGATCGCCACGCCTGCCTTCTCGGTTGGAGCTGAAAATGCTGCCGAGGAGGCTCAGGAAGCCTCGCCGATGGCTGAAGCCTCCGGCACGGCGCTTGCCGCGCAAACCACGGTGATCGCCGGGCCGGTCGCTGGCCAACCTCTCGTCAAAGCCGTGGCTGCCGCCGACAATGCCGTTCCCCAGGGTGGCATGTTCTGGGATGGACGCGCCGACAGTTTGGAAGACCAGGCGCTGGGGCCGCTTTTATCGCCGTTTGAAATGGCCAATAGCGATGCGCAGGCACTCTATGACAAAATCAAAGCCGGGTATGGCGCCCAGCTCACGGCCCTGTTCGGAAAGCAGGTCGCCGAGGACCAATCCATGGCCTTGTCGGAGATTGGTTTTGCCCTCGCCCGCTATCAGGTGGAAGACCCGTCCTTCCATTCTTATTCCAGCAAATACGATGCCTATCTGCGCGGACAGGCGCAGCTTACTCCGGCTGAGCAGCGTGGGCTCGCCTTGTTCGACGATCCGAAAAAGGGCAATTGCGCCTCCTGCCACCTGGACAAGAGGGGCGGCGATGGACAGATGCCGGCATTTACCGATTACGAATTCGAGGCGCTCGGAGTGCCGCGCAATTCTGATATTCCCGTCAATGCCGACAGGCTCTATTTCGATCTCGGCATTTGCGGGCCGATGCGCCATGACGAATTTTCCGCCCAGCCGCAAAATTGCGGGTTGTTCAAGACCCCGACCCTGCGCAATGTCGCCGAGCGCGGCGTGTATTTCCACAATGGCGTTTATCGCACGCTGGAGGAGGCCACGCGCTTTTATGTGGCCCGGGACACCGATCCGGCCAGCATCTATCCGAAAAAATCGGATGGCAGCATCGACAAGTTCAACGACATGCCAGAAGCCTATCGCGGCAATATCGATGTGATCGATGCGCCCATGGACAGCAAGCCCGGCCAACCGCCCGCATTGAACGAGACGGAAATTAGCGATGTCGTGGCTTTTCTGAAAACACTGACGGATGGATGGGGTGCGCAGCAACACTAG
- a CDS encoding GNAT family N-acetyltransferase gives MTAVINTVRAFFAQPAFKIDAETPADVVAREALLDRAMGPDRRTKSSEKIRRGRLPAEGLALVARDRKGHVIGTVRLWNIEAGVNAEGQVIDALLLGPLAVDAAHEGKGVGSQLMRAALMEAKTRGHGAVLLVGDAAYYERFGFFAAKTMHLVMPGPFARDRFLALELIHGWLDGAVGMISASGRKLTAPARRKAA, from the coding sequence ATGACCGCTGTTATCAACACCGTGCGCGCTTTTTTTGCGCAGCCCGCTTTCAAGATCGATGCGGAAACCCCCGCCGATGTCGTGGCGCGCGAGGCATTGCTGGACCGTGCCATGGGGCCGGACCGCCGCACGAAGTCGTCTGAAAAGATCCGCCGTGGCCGTTTGCCTGCCGAAGGGCTGGCGCTGGTGGCGCGTGACCGCAAGGGCCATGTGATCGGCACTGTGCGCCTGTGGAATATTGAGGCTGGCGTCAATGCCGAAGGCCAGGTTATCGATGCGCTGCTTCTCGGGCCGCTGGCCGTCGATGCCGCGCATGAAGGCAAGGGCGTTGGCTCGCAACTGATGCGCGCTGCCCTGATGGAAGCCAAGACCCGTGGTCATGGCGCTGTGCTGCTGGTCGGCGATGCCGCTTACTACGAGCGCTTCGGCTTTTTTGCCGCGAAAACCATGCATCTTGTCATGCCGGGCCCCTTTGCCCGCGACCGTTTCCTGGCGCTGGAACTGATCCACGGCTGGCTGGACGGCGCTGTCGGCATGATCTCAGCTTCTGGCCGCAAGCTGACCGCACCTGCCCGTCGCAAGGCGGCATAA
- the odc2 gene encoding ornithine/lysine decarboxylase codes for MTTARILDFINTQRPEGPCLVVDLDVVRDNYGAFRHALPDSAIYYAVKANPEPAILSLLASLGSNFDCASVAEIEMALAAGATAQRISFGNTIKKERDIAKAHALGINLFAVDSHEEVEKIARAAPGARVFCRVLTDGDGAEWPLSRKFGCVPQMAVDVLVYAHQHGLESFGVSFHVGSQMTKVDAWDAALGDAKRVFAQLAKQGIYLQMVNMGGGFPTKYLRDIPSAEAYGQAINASLKKHFGNNIPQTIIEPGRGMVGNAGVIKAEVVLISKKSDNDAHRWVFLDIGKFGGLAETMDEAIRYPIRTAHDGDEMEPCVLAGPTCDSADVMYEKNMYPLPLSLTIGDDVLIEGTGAYTTTYSAVAFNGFEPLKAYVI; via the coding sequence ATGACCACCGCCCGCATCCTCGACTTCATCAACACCCAGCGTCCTGAAGGCCCTTGCCTCGTCGTGGACCTTGATGTCGTGCGCGATAATTATGGCGCATTCCGCCACGCCCTGCCAGACAGCGCCATCTATTATGCCGTCAAGGCAAACCCGGAGCCGGCAATCCTGTCGCTGCTCGCATCGCTCGGCTCCAACTTCGATTGCGCCTCCGTGGCTGAAATCGAAATGGCGCTGGCTGCCGGTGCGACCGCCCAGCGGATTTCGTTTGGCAACACCATCAAGAAGGAACGGGATATTGCCAAGGCGCATGCGCTCGGCATCAACCTGTTTGCCGTCGATAGCCATGAGGAAGTCGAAAAGATCGCCCGTGCCGCCCCCGGCGCCCGGGTGTTCTGCCGCGTCCTGACCGATGGTGACGGTGCCGAATGGCCTTTGTCGCGCAAGTTCGGCTGCGTGCCGCAGATGGCCGTCGACGTTCTGGTCTATGCCCACCAGCATGGTCTGGAAAGCTTCGGCGTGTCCTTCCATGTCGGATCGCAGATGACCAAGGTCGATGCCTGGGATGCAGCGCTGGGCGATGCCAAGCGGGTTTTCGCACAGCTGGCCAAGCAGGGCATCTACCTGCAAATGGTCAACATGGGCGGTGGTTTTCCGACCAAGTACCTGCGCGACATTCCGTCTGCCGAAGCCTATGGCCAGGCCATCAACGCCTCGCTGAAGAAGCACTTCGGCAACAACATTCCGCAGACCATCATTGAGCCGGGTCGCGGCATGGTGGGCAATGCCGGTGTGATCAAGGCAGAAGTGGTGCTGATCTCGAAGAAGTCCGACAATGACGCCCATCGCTGGGTGTTCCTTGATATTGGCAAGTTCGGCGGCCTGGCGGAAACCATGGACGAAGCGATCCGTTACCCGATCCGCACGGCCCATGACGGCGACGAAATGGAGCCTTGCGTGTTGGCTGGCCCGACCTGCGACAGCGCTGATGTCATGTACGAGAAGAACATGTATCCGCTGCCGCTGTCGCTGACCATCGGCGACGACGTGTTGATCGAAGGCACCGGCGCCTATACCACCACCTATTCGGCGGTGGCCTTCAACGGTTTCGAACCGCTGAAAGCCTATGTGATCTGA
- a CDS encoding LysR family transcriptional regulator encodes MDTLTRIRAFIDVVEAEGFSAAARKTGRSKALLSKYVRELEDELGALLLNRTTRQFSMTEAGHTYYRSAADILKEIDNLADLVRENNVGISGKIRITVPRSFTDAEVGQSLIDFALQHPDLSIEIVAEDRFVDLIEEGFDLAIRVTKLEDSGMIARKLADFRSYACASPVFLEKHGPLTHPQDLSRVPVLIDTNTRGHNSLRLRQPDGEAFTVNISGPLEVNSPQTTLRGALSGLGIALLPDFVARRHIESGALISIFEDYMPSGSGIYAVYPHRRYLPAKVRALVDFMHNWFKRNGTCQPKQAPPPSE; translated from the coding sequence TTGGACACCCTGACCCGCATCCGCGCCTTCATCGATGTCGTTGAAGCGGAAGGCTTTTCTGCCGCCGCCCGCAAGACCGGGCGCTCCAAGGCGCTGCTGTCAAAATATGTCCGCGAGCTGGAGGACGAGTTGGGGGCGCTGCTTCTCAATCGCACCACACGGCAGTTCTCCATGACCGAGGCCGGTCACACCTATTATCGCAGCGCCGCCGACATCCTGAAAGAGATCGACAATCTGGCCGATCTGGTGCGCGAGAACAATGTCGGCATCAGCGGCAAGATTCGCATCACCGTGCCACGCAGCTTCACAGACGCCGAAGTTGGTCAGTCGCTGATCGATTTTGCCCTGCAACATCCCGATCTTTCCATCGAGATCGTTGCCGAGGACCGATTCGTTGACCTGATCGAGGAAGGCTTCGACTTGGCGATCCGTGTCACCAAGCTGGAGGATTCGGGGATGATTGCCCGCAAGCTGGCAGATTTCAGAAGCTACGCCTGCGCCAGCCCGGTTTTTCTGGAGAAACATGGCCCCCTCACCCATCCGCAGGATCTGTCCAGGGTGCCGGTACTGATCGATACCAATACGCGGGGGCACAACAGCCTGCGCCTGCGCCAGCCGGATGGCGAGGCCTTTACCGTCAACATTTCCGGGCCGCTGGAGGTCAACAGTCCCCAGACCACGCTGCGCGGCGCACTTTCCGGGCTCGGCATCGCCCTGCTGCCGGATTTTGTCGCCCGCAGGCATATCGAAAGCGGCGCATTGATTTCGATATTCGAGGATTACATGCCCTCCGGCAGCGGGATCTATGCGGTCTACCCGCATCGCCGCTACCTGCCCGCCAAGGTGCGCGCCCTGGTGGACTTCATGCACAATTGGTTCAAACGCAATGGCACATGCCAGCCCAAGCAAGCGCCGCCGCCTTCGGAGTGA
- a CDS encoding DUF1007 family protein, with protein MNIARPLLLAGFLVAGFLGLSAPSAFAHPHVFVQARLEVVAGADNTIKELRNTWRFDEVFSSSVMLDFDKNGDLKLDHSELQDIANTIRSSLGDYGYFTFISASGATVNVAKPQVFNADYKDNQLLVFFIVKPDKPIPIKGNLSFGVHDPTLYTAIDFKQDGDIVETGDALKKCKRTVVRPNPDDVIKQNQASLTEAFFNDPTGTDMGKLFATRLDLAC; from the coding sequence ATGAACATAGCAAGACCTCTTCTTCTCGCCGGTTTTCTTGTCGCAGGGTTTCTGGGCCTTTCAGCGCCCTCGGCCTTTGCCCATCCGCATGTGTTCGTCCAGGCCCGACTGGAAGTGGTGGCGGGCGCGGACAATACCATCAAGGAATTGCGCAATACCTGGCGCTTCGACGAGGTGTTTTCCTCCAGCGTCATGCTGGATTTCGACAAGAACGGCGACCTGAAGCTCGACCATAGCGAGTTGCAGGATATCGCCAACACGATCAGAAGCTCGCTTGGCGACTATGGCTATTTCACCTTTATCAGTGCCAGCGGCGCGACCGTCAACGTCGCCAAGCCGCAGGTGTTCAACGCCGATTATAAAGACAATCAATTGCTGGTGTTCTTTATCGTCAAGCCGGACAAGCCCATTCCGATCAAGGGCAATCTCAGCTTCGGCGTCCATGATCCGACCCTTTATACCGCCATCGACTTCAAGCAGGACGGCGACATCGTCGAGACCGGCGACGCGCTGAAGAAATGCAAGCGCACCGTGGTCCGGCCCAATCCCGATGACGTGATCAAGCAAAACCAGGCCAGCCTGACCGAAGCCTTCTTCAACGATCCGACCGGCACCGACATGGGCAAGCTGTTTGCAACGAGGCTGGATCTGGCATGCTGA